One genomic segment of Belonocnema kinseyi isolate 2016_QV_RU_SX_M_011 chromosome 2, B_treatae_v1, whole genome shotgun sequence includes these proteins:
- the LOC117167762 gene encoding ADP-ribosylation factor-like protein 2-binding protein has product MAQNAGDFAANSIDFDTENLLISRTSKDEDFSFDEVIGIIEDILMEDEFQALQQRYLEKYWQIFEPVEENKLIYMDIFNEYNREIETYLENSMKKVIPNFSMVTLLNQLNNRRSELEGEIFEILLAFTDFIAFKEMILDYRAVKEGRVQDFSNSLFVTPMKSYDSGNN; this is encoded by the exons ATGGCACAAAACGCCGGAG ATTTTGCAGCAAATTCTATCGATTTTGATACTGAAAATCTTCTAATAAGCAGAACATCAAAAGACGAGGATTTTTCCTTCGATGAAGTTATTGGAATTATAGAGGACATCTTGATgg aggATGAGTTCCAAGCATTGCAGCAGCGATATTTGGAAAAGTACTGGCAAATTTTTGAGCCTGTCGaggaaaataaactaatttacaTGGATATATTCAATGAATAT aACAGAGAAATAGAAACTTATTTGGAGAACAGTATGAAGaaagttattccaaatttttctatGGTTACCCTCCTAAATCAACTGAA caACAGACGATCAGAATTGGAAGGcgagatttttgaaattcttttagcgTTTACTGATTTCATCGCTTTCAAGGAAATGATTCTTGATTACAGAGCt GTGAAAGAAGGAAGGGTACAAGATTTCAGCAACAGTTTATTCGTAACACCAATGAAATCGTACGATTCAGGCAATAACTAA